A stretch of the Amycolatopsis sp. BJA-103 genome encodes the following:
- a CDS encoding DUF11 domain-containing protein, whose protein sequence is MSPTTIAKGSTFTITQTVTNQTSETYTSARANIYASTENGKYLPKITELISCTGDVTGPCETFGAAYGYHVAVGALPPGESRTVVYMFRMNTDAPTGALKLRHKLDPERDYQDGPPITIIDVAPDIAVSLEAVSRGVLSSTVDYTITATNTGDGDAKSATVTATYPDGMALGSSPDCTESTGPRELTCSVGALPAGATTTLRFTAHPELLNLGSLTATARLVSSAPVDPNPANNTASRSCTAITGLIIVC, encoded by the coding sequence GTGTCCCCCACCACGATCGCCAAGGGGTCGACCTTCACGATCACTCAAACCGTCACCAACCAGACCTCCGAGACCTACACCTCGGCCCGTGCGAATATCTACGCGAGCACTGAAAACGGAAAGTACCTGCCGAAGATCACCGAACTGATCTCGTGCACCGGAGACGTGACCGGCCCCTGCGAGACATTCGGAGCAGCCTACGGTTACCACGTAGCTGTGGGCGCCCTGCCGCCCGGGGAAAGCCGCACGGTGGTGTACATGTTCCGCATGAACACCGACGCTCCCACCGGAGCGCTCAAGTTGCGTCACAAGCTCGATCCCGAACGCGACTACCAGGACGGACCGCCGATCACCATCATCGACGTCGCGCCGGACATCGCGGTATCGCTGGAAGCGGTGTCCCGGGGCGTGCTGAGCTCCACCGTCGACTACACCATCACCGCGACCAACACCGGTGACGGTGACGCGAAGTCCGCCACCGTCACCGCGACCTACCCCGACGGCATGGCCCTCGGGTCCTCACCGGACTGCACCGAGAGCACGGGACCGCGGGAACTGACCTGTTCCGTGGGTGCTCTGCCCGCCGGCGCCACCACCACACTGCGCTTCACCGCTCACCCGGAACTGCTGAACCTCGGCTCGCTCACCGCGACCGCCCGACTGGTCAGCAGTGCCCCGGTCGATCCCAACCCGGCCAACAACACCGCAAGCCGCTCCTGCACCGCCATCACCGGCCTGATCATCGTCTGCTGA
- a CDS encoding SsgA family sporulation/cell division regulator, translating to MRNDHVTLRSTAVFDLLAPRTPAVPVKVELRYDTRDPYAVVAAFRTGRAGWVEWVYARDLLADGLLADAGDGDVRIRPSVEDPESVLIELNSPSGHAMFEASAQELADFLDRTYDVVLPGNEHLWVDVDDALTHLIPNDLS from the coding sequence ATGCGCAACGATCACGTGACGCTCCGCTCGACGGCGGTGTTCGACCTCCTGGCGCCGCGGACACCCGCAGTTCCGGTCAAGGTGGAACTGCGATACGACACACGCGACCCCTACGCGGTCGTCGCCGCCTTCCGCACCGGCCGCGCCGGCTGGGTCGAGTGGGTCTACGCGCGCGACCTCCTCGCGGACGGTCTGCTGGCCGACGCGGGCGACGGCGACGTACGCATCCGCCCCTCCGTCGAAGACCCCGAGTCCGTCCTGATCGAACTGAACTCGCCGTCCGGGCACGCCATGTTCGAGGCGTCCGCTCAGGAGCTGGCCGACTTCCTCGACAGGACCTACGACGTCGTGCTGCCGGGCAACGAGCACCTGTGGGTCGACGTCGACGACGCCCTCACGCACCTCATCCCCAACGATCTGTCCTGA
- a CDS encoding FAD-dependent oxidoreductase, with protein MAAYLTGKRVEVRTASEVTALERTPEGFDVEASGHVEHFDAVVLACEVTGLRRIVAASPTLGTAPWRAAVEGLRTAPPFLFRRLWLDRPVHADRPPFLGTGSVPPLDNISLLDRYEGEGRRWAARTGGSVVELHAYAATSTDQESLAAAMDERLLERSIPKREMQG; from the coding sequence CTGGCGGCCTATCTCACCGGTAAGCGAGTCGAGGTCCGCACCGCTAGCGAGGTGACCGCACTGGAGCGCACCCCCGAGGGATTCGACGTCGAAGCAAGCGGCCACGTCGAACACTTCGACGCCGTCGTGCTCGCCTGCGAAGTCACCGGGCTGCGAAGGATCGTCGCCGCATCACCCACCCTCGGCACCGCGCCCTGGCGCGCCGCCGTCGAAGGACTGCGCACGGCGCCCCCGTTCTTGTTCCGCCGGCTCTGGCTCGACAGGCCCGTCCACGCAGACCGTCCGCCCTTCCTCGGCACCGGAAGCGTTCCGCCCCTGGACAACATCAGCCTGCTCGACCGGTACGAGGGCGAGGGCCGGCGCTGGGCCGCGCGCACTGGCGGCTCCGTGGTCGAACTCCATGCATACGCGGCCACCAGCACCGATCAGGAAAGCCTGGCAGCGGCCATGGACGAACGCCTGCTCGAGAGATCTATCCCGAAACGCGAGATGCAGGGGTGA